Within Mustela lutreola isolate mMusLut2 chromosome 10, mMusLut2.pri, whole genome shotgun sequence, the genomic segment CTATCAGTTTTTCTGTCAAAAAATCATGAGTAAGCAGGATAgagatctgggtggctcagtgggttgagcctctgccttcggctcgggtcatgatcccaggggcctgggatcaagtcccgcgttgggctctctgctcgggagggagcctgcttctcctcatctctctctctgtctgtctttctgcctatttgtgatctctctctctctgtcaaataaataaataaaatctttaaaaaaaaaatcatgagtaggggcgcatgggtggcttagttaagcatctgcctttggctcaggtcatgatcccagggttctgggattgccCCATGTTAGGCatcctgctctgcggggagcctgctcctccctcttcctctgcctgccccctcttccctctgtgtcagataaataaaatctttaaaaaaaaatcatgagtaaGCAGGATAGAGATCTGTAGGCCATTCAGAAGAGATCTTTTTAAGAGATGGTGGTATGTGGTAGGGGGACCAAAATCATTCCTCAGCTCAGCTCTGCACTTCTAACTACAGTGCAATGAGTAGGGGGAACGACTTCATTGTGCTTCTCTCGGACTGCCCTGCCTGGAAAGGTCTCTGTAATTCTTctgttaaaataatgaaacatataATGTGCTTGTGTTTGGAGAGACTCTAGTCAAGTCTTTAAGAAGTGGAGAAtcatttgtctctctttcttaacTCCTTTCTTCAGGATGATGCCCGGCAATTATTTGTTTTGGCTGGCAGTGCTGAAGAAGGAGTCATGACTCCAGAACTAGCAGGAGTGATTAAACGGTTATGGCGAGACGGTGGGGTGCAAGCTTGCTTCAGCAGATCCAGGGAGTATCAGCTCAATGATTCTGCTTCATAGTAAGTAATTTTTCCATAACAGGAAATAATTGGGTGGCCCTAAGAAAGTTTAGGCTCTGTCCTTAACAAAACATGTAAGTAACAGATACTCTTAGGACTCTATAGCATCCCTTGTAAAGATGGTTTCAGTTTAGGGTTATATGGCCCCTGATCAATTTGTATGACTTGGAGTAAAACATTGCCTCTTGGAATGCAAATGGGAGAATTGGCACCATGAAAAGTAGCTCTGtggttattatttataataagtgagtgaaagaggagagaaatctTTTGGAGCTGGATCCTGGATCTCCTCCAGTGCTGTTCCCTCTACATAAGAACTTTGCATTAATTTCCAACTCGTAAGGGAAATTAGAATTGTGATATCCTTTTTTATGCACCCAGCTCTGTGGCTGGGCTGCACTGTGGATGTCTTTGGTACCAGTCACCACTAACATCTCTTTTGCCAGATCACAAAGTAGACTTTGTACAGAAAGAGAATGTTGAGTCTTGGAAGGAAGTCAAAGCATCTGTTTGTCAAGGAAATTCTCTTAAGTGTTAACATAGTTTGAGAGAATTTGTAATTAATACTTGAGCAAAGCTTTACATGCTATCCTATTTTGCTCCTTTTACAACATGTTTATTTATAAAGACCTATATTCAGAATGTACTTTTTAATGTGCCCTTTGGGGACTTGGTAAGTCCGTGTATCTATATCTGTACTAATTGGGGACACTTTTAGGCGTTAAGGTATTTTCAACAATATTCTATATCCTACCCCTTCATTATTGTTTAAGTTGTAATAGGAAGGagttaatttatatttgaaaaacttAGTTATTCTTGAATGAAAAATTAACTTGAGAAACATTTCAGTATTCTTGCccacattttaaagtattttttagttGCATATGTTGGTAGTTTCAGTTACTCTCCCAATAATCATGAAAGGTGTATTGTTACTTTATTTCATACATTCATTAAGCTCTGAATCCTGTAACTATACCAGAGAACATGTGATTTTATATAGGGTTTTTCCATAATGTTTGATCAAGGCTTGACTCCTTCCTTAACATTAATGGTGGTAAGTACCACCATTTTAGTTATAAAACTAAGTAGTTTTATAGAAGCTTGTTAATGATTGCACTTAGAATAGTGCAACCTGTTCTTCAGTTTTCTGACCAAAAAATCTTTAGTAGGAGTCCTGAAGTTACCAAAAATTagttgagctttaaaaaaaattaacttagcTTTGAAGCAGTCTTTTAATTCTTCCACtgaataaattaaatttctttggaAGTGTTTACAATTTGTTTTTgacttagatttaaaaaaaaacacaacttggggcgcctggatggctcagtgggttaagtatctgcctttggctcgggtcatgatctcagggtcctgggatcaagccccgaattgggctctctgcttagcagggagcctgcttccccctctctctctgttgtcctctctgcctacttatgatctctatttgtcaaataaataaataaaatctttttaaaaataaataccaatgcacaacttttctgttttatgaatGAAAACAGGAAATAGTCATTCCTAATGAAcatagttcttaattttaattttagtaattcaAACAACATTGTCAAATGTCCTATCAAATATCAGAATATACAAATGACCCATTAACTTTAAATGTCTGAGggcttttggtttggtttttgtgcTGTGCAATACACTGTTGATTCAGTATTTAGCATTAAGTCTCaggaatcttctttttttctccaagattttttttttccccaagattctttatttttaagtaatatttacacccaacatggggcttaaactcacaacctggagatagtcacatgctctactgactaagccagccaggcaccccagaaatctttttataataataacatttccatatttgtttgcttttaattggCCATGACAGCTTAATTTTGGTAGAATTAAAACCACTTTTGTATAGCATATATAGAACCTACTTTAATTGTCCTATGTTAggttcatatttttctcattatcatTTCTCTAATACTGAAGCTCTGATTTTTGCTTTGCCACTTTAATGACAGGTTCAGAATCCACTTTTGGCAAGGAACTAGTTTAGTCTGTTGATTTGCTGTATATATGGTTGACTTCCCCAGATAGTAACAAATACGTGTTTTATTCAGTTACCTAAATGATTTGGATAGAATATCCCAAACCAACTACATTCCAACTCAGCAAGATGTCCTGCGGACAAGAGTAAAGACCACAGGCATTGTGGAAACGCATTTCACCTTCAAAGACCTGTACTTCAAGTAAGTCATTAGCCTTTTTGCTAGATGTGTGAAAGACAAATATCTTTCCTttagtttgtatctcttaatcagGGTAAAATTTCTCTAGGCAATATTCTTCGGTTTAAAAACCTACCATCATATTCATTAGTCAGTATTTGAATGTTTTAACTGAATGGGGGCCCACACCTTTCTTCTTTGTCCAAAATAGCATCGAATACTTTTGTCCATTTGGaggaatttaaattcaaaattaaattgtAAATATCAATAgttatcaatttattttatttttaattttattcttttcagctGCTTTTTTGTTGGAATCATCAAAACAGGTATTGAATGTTTGTTGTTTAGAAGGGTAACAACAATACTAGGGATAGATACTTAGTGATGTTGCTTTGTTCTGCcattttgatattaaaatagaaatgcttTGCTTACCAGTGTGTCGATCCTTCCTGAAGCACATTTAGGTTTAATGGAATGGAGCTAATATTGTCATGGCTCTTGGACTGATTTGTGCACAATTACAGCTAAGTTCTTACTATAGTATAGAATGGAAAATTGATACGGCGATAGAGGTATTTTGGGGAAGTACGAGATATAACAAGTggttgttttagagagagaaaattctAGTACAAAATACAAAGGACTTTCTTATTAGCATAGGTCATTCTAATATAGACTTCAGCTTGTCTCTGCATTAATGGTCTTTTGTAAATATTAGAACTGTCTTTTTGTTTCCTGCTTTCTGCTTTTGTGACCTTTGAGATTGGGAGTAAACTTTCCTCTTCAATATATGATGTTTGTTCCAGCTGCCTCCTTATGTTCATATGTGGTCTGTTTCACTCAGCACTGTTGCATGCAGATGTAACTTCTAGCTGAGAGCTTCTCTGTGTTCTTCTCTCTGAAAATAGTTGCTTCACAGGATTTGTGAAATCCACACAAAGTTTAGGTATTTCTAGATACTACTCGAGGTCTTGAAATCTTAGTAAACCAAAATAGATCAGAAACATGGTGCAGGAAAATAGCAGTTCAgctaaatatttgtagaatagaAGAGCTGCTTATCTTTAGCACTGatgaatttatttaattagaGTAGCAAAGGTTATATGGATTTATCACCCTTGCACCATAAGAATGAGATGTCTTTTTGTGTACCGTAAGATTTGTAATCCATTTATAATTAAATGTGGTGAGCTTTATTTAGTGTGGGAAGCATTCTTATTGATGTTCTCATGGATTGATCTTTAGTTGGGTAAATCCTACTGGTCTTCTTATGTCAGGATCAACAGCCAGATGTAGTTAAAGTGCTGCACCAGCTTTATTGTGGGTATGTAGATACCTTGTTATGAAGTACTatcacttcttccttttcctcttctctctaggCAGAACCACTATCCATTCATTCAAACAttaattgagcatctactatatgcaAGGCATTGTGTAATTGCTTACTTGCCTCTCGGTTATGAGgtaatgtttataaaatgttgaTCTGTTAGTGAATTATATTGTAAATGTTAAATGTGCTAAAAGTCCACCTCGGGGATGTCACAGTATTCTACCAGTTTTATGGACTTTGTAAAAGAAAATGGAGGGTTGAACTGAAATTATTGGTGTACCAGCGTGTCTGTCTCCCCTTGAAAGACTTCTGTAGTGATATATATGATGTTTGCTTTCCTAAAACATATAATAGGACCGTGTATTAAAGCCAGCTTGTGACTGCATCATTCCAGGTGTCATGACCAAAGACTGAAAAAAACCCTGCTAGATCAACCAAAAGAAAAGGCTGGGTCATAAAGAGATGAGATGACTGTTCTCTTTCAAGCATACATTGAAAAATTACTCAGTTATGTCTTATTTCTCTCAGTCTCCAGGGAAAAATTCTTTGGAAATAGACCTCGAGTCACTTTAGATCTGACATACTAAACCGTTTGGCAAAgcttaccttttaaaattttgtcctcggggcgcctgggtggctcagtaggttaaagcctctgccttcggctcaggtcatgatcccagggtcctgggatcaagccctacatcaggctctttgctcagcagggagcctgcttaccttcctctctgtctgcctctctgcttacttgtgatctctgtcaaataaataaataaatctttaaaaaaataaaataaaataaaattttgtcctCATCACGTCTGTCTTCAGAGTATCTACTCATTTGTATGCATGCCTCCTCAGATGCTGGTACCAGCTAAGAAAAAAAGCACTGCATGTGTTCCTTTTACTGTCGGCGGTAGATGAGGACTGTTGACAGAAGTACAGCAATTGAGGCAGGATATCCAGGAAGCCCCCCAGACAGGAGTGGTGGACTAAAACTAATCTGGATTGGAACATAAAGTTTGTGAACAGCTGAGGCTTTGTTGTTATGAATTACGTTCAAGTAAGATGTAGAGTTGGAAAATActggttatgttttgtttttagataatTGGGTTCTTAGAGCCCTACCCtgaaatataatttacttttCCCCCATAATtaatctctaaaatattttttccctaaagtAAGGAAAACATATCTCAgccataccttaattaaaaaaaaaaaggaaagaaaaaagaaagaaagttaaaaattaaggaaaacaaacTTTTTGGAAGCACAATGCAAGTTGgagatttgtattttttcataGTTCTCTTTAACTGAAGAGGTAAAGCATTTGGAGGGGTAGAGTGGTGTTATGGCTGAGAGCCTGGGTGCTGGAGTGCTTGGTTTCAAAGCCCCAGTCCCCCTTTGTTAGTAGTGTGCCTTTAGGTACTTAACAtacctgtgcctcagtttcttcatctgtgccCTGGAAATAATTGTACTTACAGGAGAGTTCTGAGGATCAAATGAGTTAGTGTACTTTTGGTGTTTAGGATCATGTCTGGCATCATGGtaaacaataaatattagttagTATTCTTTTTATTACCTTAAGTTGTATTATTCAGCTCTtcgtttttcctttcttccccccgcccccgccctttAATCCATTTCAATGCTTATTCTGCTGACTTTTGGCACACCTGATACAAGCTTTGATAGAGAGAAGGTGCAACTagttatttaaaatgagaattttaattattcctagattttatttttacatgttgttttcttttacttttaaccacAGAGTACCACAGAGTATTAGATTGACTATATTGTATCTGCTTCTTGTTTGTCTTTTATATTGTAAATGGGGTTTTGAATATGCAATAGTGGGAGGTTCCCTAACCATTTCAGTTTAGGGAGAGGTGTTAATTTGTGACCTTGCTGAGTTTGTGCATTCTTTCCCTTTACTCAGGATGTTTGATGTAGGTGGCCAAAGATCAGAACGAAAAAAGTGGATTCACTGTTTTGAGGGAGTGACAGCAATTATCTTCTGTGTGGCCCTCAGTGATTATGACCTTGTTCTGGCTGAGGATGAGGAGATGGTATGTTGGATCTTCTGGTAAAAAGCCTGGTTCATGTAGCCGGGAGAAGATTTTGTATATCCATTTGTGTATCCATTTTTTCATTGAGCCAAATCttgattccttatttttttcccctatgagttagatttttaaaatactgatccGCGCCCTACTAATTCTTAAGAGATAGGACAATGTATTGACTATGTATGTGGGCAGGGTTAGGTTCTCTTGTTAGCCAGTCTCTTCCCAGCTCTCAGCCTCTAAGAATTAGGAAAATGAGGACCGACTTAGCTTTTGTGGTATCTGTCTAGCTTATTTCCATCCGTGCCAATCAGTGCTTCTAAAACTTgttggtctgttttgttttttgttttttttttttcattaacaagTTCATTCACTTTTACTTTTTGCTATTGacaccctttttttcccccctcagaacCGAATGCATGAAAGCATGAAACTGTTTGACAGCATTTGTAACAACAAATGGTTTACAGACACTTCAATCATCCTCTTCCTCAACAAGAAAGAcctttttgaggaaaaaataaagaggagtCCATTAACTATCTGTTATCCAGAATACACGGGTAAGGGATCATGAACGAATTTGTTGGAGGTATACATCCTAGATGAACACTTTAGTGACATTCCTACACCTGCCTTTTATTTTGAACAGTGCATGTATATCCTTATGGAAATTGTTCACTGGTAGTGGTATTAACGTTAAGCATGTGATTAAGGCCCCTTAAGTCCAAAGTGCTATTCCATACATAATTGagtttattgtgtttattttgtatttctgtcctcctcattttttgaggaaaagagaaaaaagataaagataaaaatttggtCTATGTATGTTCAAAAAAGTGCAAGGATAAGATGCAGTCATTGCACTTAAGACACAAGCTGTagaaagagggaaacaaagaATTTCATTGTAGTCGGAAATGTTCACTAGCAGAAGAAGGGGTTACTACTGTGGGTTCAGTGTCCTCTTTTTTCTAGAGGAAATGACACTCATAGTGAGATAATGAGAGTATGAATTAGAAACCACCAGGCAAACAGGATTAAAAGCATTTTAGGAAGAAGGAATAGCATATATGAAAATACAGAGGTAAAAAAAAACCAATGACATGAGGGGTGCATGGGttgctcagttagttgagtgtctgactcttgatttcagctcagttcttgatctcagggtcacgagtttaGGCccctcattgtttttatttttatttaaaaaaaaatttttttttttaaagattttatttatttatttgacagagatcacaagtagacagagaggcaggcagagagagggagggacgcaggctccctgccgagcagagagcccaatgcgggacttgatcccaggaccctgaaatcatgacctgagccgaaggcagcggcttaacccactgagccacccaggcgcccctcctcattgtttttaaaaatgaaattgtttaaaaaaaaaattacatgatatGTTTGGAACCTAGAAGGAATTTGATATTACCAGAGCTTAACGTGGTAGGAAGGAGTCTAGTGTGGTGGGCGGGGATGCTCATGGAGAGCCTTGTATCTGATGCTGAGATAGTGCGGAACTATTGAAGGATTTTGATTGGGGTCCCTGAGGTAATGGAAACTGTGCTTTAGAAAGATATGCTATAAATGGCAATAAAGATAGATAGTAAGGGAGTTGAATTAGTAAGGAGTCTCTTAGGATGCATAAAAAACTTTTTGGCATGGGTGTGAAGATACTGGGATATATCCTAGAAGGGAAGGGCAAGAATGCAGACATATCTTAAGATACGGGTggggtcttaatcccaggactctgggatcgagccccatgtcaggctccctgcttctccctctcccactctccctgcttctgttccctctctcactgcctctctctgtcaaataattaaataaaatctttaaaagaaatgagtTTAGAACTAGGAAATAGAAAGCTGTCAAAGACCCTGGAAgcacttctttctcctcctcttttttctccctccctctgtgcatcttcttcattctctctctgcttaacagCTTTCTATGCTATTCAGTTTATGTGATACAAGATGGCCCTCCCACAGTGTCTCTGCTGCATTTAAAAGTCcagggtaggggcgcctgggtggctcagtgggttaagcttctgccttcaggccCAGgaccctgcttcgggctctctgctcagcagggagcctgcgtcctcctctctctgcctgtctctgcctacttgtgatctctgtctgtcaaataaatagataaaatctttaaaaaaaaaaaaaaagcccagggtagggggcacctggttggcttagtcagtagtcatgtagagcatgtgactcttgatctctttgttgttaagtttgagccccacattgggtgtagaggttacttagaagtaaaatcttaaaaagaaataaagaccagGCTATGCTGAAACTGGTTGGACCCAAGTTTAAATTCCTAGGAGAGAGATTCTGGCCAAGGTTAAGGCCAGCAAAAATCCTTAGCCCAGTCAGTCAAAGTCAGGGACACAAATATGAATGCCAGTGTTGCACCACTATAACTTTTAGGTCAGAGTTGGGTATTCCCAACTCTGGGAAGGAGAATTCTTGTTAGCTGAGCAGATGCTGTAAAGCTTTCTGTAATAAAGTGAAAGAGTACAGCTAGGGTAAGGAAGTGGGAAGAGTACTACCAGAGTTCTGCTTTGGTTGGCTGCTGGTGCTGTGATCTCAATTGATATTTAGAAATTTCGAAGCATTTTTTGATGATTTCGATGCATCTTTTGACCATCCAGGTGGAGTATCTAATAGGCAGATATATACGTGGCCTTGGCGTTTGGTGGGATGTTGACGGTTACATGTGTTCATCTGAGATGTTGTATAAATACAACATGGAAATGGATGAGATGACGACGACGCCTGATGTtgcagaatgagagagaaatagcAGACTCTGTtggcaggagagaaagaaaggtttttgctggatgcaaagagaaaaatcaagaaagccAAAGTATCAAAAACTAAGAAATTTAGAAGTGAGGGGTTGTCAGCAATGTTGTGTGCAGACAAATAAAGTAAGATACACA encodes:
- the GNAI3 gene encoding guanine nucleotide-binding protein G(i) subunit alpha-3, encoding MGCTLSAEDKAAVERSKMIDRNLREDGEKAAKEVKLLLLGAGESGKSTIVKQMKIIHEDGYSEEECKQYKVVVYSNTIQSIIAIIRAMGRLKIDFGEAARADDARQLFVLAGSAEEGVMTPELAGVIKRLWRDGGVQACFSRSREYQLNDSASYYLNDLDRISQTNYIPTQQDVLRTRVKTTGIVETHFTFKDLYFKMFDVGGQRSERKKWIHCFEGVTAIIFCVALSDYDLVLAEDEEMNRMHESMKLFDSICNNKWFTDTSIILFLNKKDLFEEKIKRSPLTICYPEYTGSNTYEEAAAYIQCQFEDLNRRKDTKEIYTHFTCATDTKNVQFVFDAVTDVIIKNNLKECGLY